The genomic interval CAGGTCAAATTACAAGGAGCCTTGCAATCACCAAAATGTGTCTCTGCCAATATGGCAAGACGTTGCTGTCGGTGCTTGCTCAGGGCATCAGAATTGGTAACTATCCGCATCCCCTCTTTGATCTGCACCATACACGCACGCTGAAACTCAGACTCCCCTTCCACCTCGACCACACACAATTCGCATGCCTTTTCAGGAAATTTCCCCTTCACGTAGCAAAGGGTGGGGATAGAAATATCAGCACGTTTTGCTGCTTCCAGGATAGTGATCCCTTGCTGGGCAACAATTTCCTGGCCGTCAATTACGAGGTTAAGTGACATGGTTTATTACTCGTTTATAAAGTTAATTAAATAATAAATCTCATTTCTTGGCAGACGGCTTCCATTCTTTGAGGAATGCCGGGATATGACCTGCCTCGCGAGGTCCAATGGTGATTGTCCACTGTGGAAGTTCTTCCTCAAGTTCGCCCTTAATAGAGGCAAGATACCCTGGGATCAACAGTTCACGATGATTGATCTGATCCTCAATGCCGGACTTTTTAATGAACTGGGCAATAACATCAGCGCCAAATTTACCCGCAGCCCATGCGGTAAGGACAGAAAGGCCCTCGGTATCCTTAATCAACAACCACGATGGCACCTTAGAACCTTCAATTTCGCCGGAGACAATAAAGTACGTAAGTGAGAAGTTACAGGTAATGATCACTGGAGAGTCTTTCCCCGGACTATTCAAGGGGTAGATATTCTCTTCCACCACCATGGGGCGCTGAGGATCAGTAAAGATATTAAGGCGTTCAAGGAGCAAGGGAAAGAGGATATCCCCCTGCAAGTCGGAAAGAACGACAATACCGGCATACTTGGCGATCAAAACCGAGGCAATCATCGCCTCCATCATCGGATCATCACTCATTTCACAGGGAAAAGTGATGGTCGGGAATCCTAACGGCTTGTATTTCTTGGCAATAGCAGCCCTTCGAGCAACGACATTATCCTCTAAAGCAGCACGAACGGTGCGAGCGCCAGTGTCAATCACCAAATCTTTAAGACCCGCCTGCAACAACTCCTCAGAGATTGCAATAGCATCATCAAGGTTTGATCCCTTGACCGCCAGCGGACAGGCGAACTCTTTCGCCAAGGCCGCCAGCGCCTTGGCATTGGCTGAAGTTGCGCCATAGAGCAAGGGCTTCTTATCTTTACAGACGGCAAGAGCAGCGGTAAGCGCCTCTGTTGAGTCGCTGATCAAAATCAAATTTGCAGCAGGCGCGTCGGTCATCACCCTCTGGATCAGAGCAGAAAAAGATAGTGAATCCTTTTTATCATCCTTTATCGCAATTAAGTCAGCCTTTAACAGTACGCCAACCCGCTCATACTGGAGCTTTTTGAAGTTGTCAATACGGCTGGAAATCGCGACATCATCCATTCCGGTAGAAATCAAGACAGCGATACCGGTTGGGTTTTCAAACCGTTTTTCATGGCGGAAGAGACAAGTCTCTCCGCCAGCGGTAAAGGAGCTATCCACAGAACCAATCTTAATGGTCCTGATCGGGGGAGCTGATGCCTCACCGATGGTCTCTTTTACCGCGTCATCTACGTACGGACACTCGCCAATATCTGTCTGACCTGCCGCCACTTTCATAGCAAAAGCCAAGCAGGTTGGTATCTTACATTCCCCACAATTCTTCTTAGGGAGCATTTTTAAAATTTGTATACCGGTTAAAGCCATTTCAGTTTACCTCCAATCAGTCGGTGCCAGCCTGCAGCCGATAGCATCGATAGTGTTAACGACTAAATAATGTCTATTGCAATGTAACGACGTAGATCAAACAGCAGCTTCCATGCTCAAGGCAGGATGACCCTTCTCCTTAAGGAATTTCAAAATCTGCTCTTCGGTCTCCCCGACTTCCTCGGTGGCAATCATATCATACAGTTCTGGCATACCAATTTCTTCGCAGCGCTTGATCAGTTTATCCTTGATCTCTTCCTTGAGAGCTTTAGGCAGCCAGACCAGACGTTTCAAACCACCCTCAGCAAGCAGCAGTTTCGGACTGCTGATGTAGTGCTTGGAAACCCCCATGAAACCTGGGGTCTGAGCACCGCCACCGGCCATACCGGCGAGGGTCGTAAACTTCATGCCGCTGGGGGTCATGCTCCGACAATCTCGATCCACGATCATGACACCATTACATTGTGGAAGCATGGCGGCAATACACTCAAAGCAACCACAGGCAGTCATAGGATTGTTCATCAGTGAGTAGCAGTCAACCTCTGGAACCGCCCCGCGAGAGGCCTGATTGACAAAAGAGTTGATGCCGGCAAAACTACCCTGTATCGGATCAAGGCACTCTCCTTTTTCAATCGGCTGATTAGGTCCTGTAGGATTAATCTGAAATGAAGCCTTACCATCGAGCCAGTTGTAAGCTCCACACATCCCGATTCGCTCAGGAGTGATAACACAGACATGACTGGGGGCAAATGACTGGCAGAGGGTACAAGAGTAGAAAATATCTTCTGTCTCATCGGTCATGCTACCCAGACGGAGGTCACGCTCATCATAAACCTTTCGAGCCAGGGCCTGAACCTCTTCTACTTTCTCAAGGACAGTGTAGATCTTGACCTGAACCTTGTCGAGAATAGCGCCAAACTCTTGATGAAGTTTGCCGTGCAGAACCTTGCCGATGTGCTCGAAGGAAAAGCCCTTTTCAACAGCACCCTTGCCGATACGGATCCACATGATATTCCGCTGGCCGATATGCATGATGCCTTGAATATAGTTGATCAAATGATGAAATTGACGCTCAAGAATAGGTTCGAAGTCTGACTGCATCTCGCGACCGGCCACTTCAACCAGAATGGCAATAGGTAGATTCTGTCCCTCTTTGATGTCTTTGATGTCCGGACCTTCAACAATAACCAAACCATCCTGGACCTCATCCATGGGTTTGGATACCAGCACCTCAACACCACTGGTCCGGCCACCGCCACATTCCATGAACAGATCATCCTTACGAATACGCTCACCCTCGAAGGCAGGACCAAA from Desulfobulbaceae bacterium carries:
- a CDS encoding acetyl-CoA decarbonylase/synthase complex subunit gamma is translated as MALTGIQILKMLPKKNCGECKIPTCLAFAMKVAAGQTDIGECPYVDDAVKETIGEASAPPIRTIKIGSVDSSFTAGGETCLFRHEKRFENPTGIAVLISTGMDDVAISSRIDNFKKLQYERVGVLLKADLIAIKDDKKDSLSFSALIQRVMTDAPAANLILISDSTEALTAALAVCKDKKPLLYGATSANAKALAALAKEFACPLAVKGSNLDDAIAISEELLQAGLKDLVIDTGARTVRAALEDNVVARRAAIAKKYKPLGFPTITFPCEMSDDPMMEAMIASVLIAKYAGIVVLSDLQGDILFPLLLERLNIFTDPQRPMVVEENIYPLNSPGKDSPVIITCNFSLTYFIVSGEIEGSKVPSWLLIKDTEGLSVLTAWAAGKFGADVIAQFIKKSGIEDQINHRELLIPGYLASIKGELEEELPQWTITIGPREAGHIPAFLKEWKPSAKK
- the cdhC gene encoding CO dehydrogenase/CO-methylating acetyl-CoA synthase complex subunit beta, producing MSKIICSAAIRGAHKIVDMAEASYEEAIKKFGAEHEVSYPNTAYFLPIIYSILGAKIQNLGDMKDIFQECRKLLPPIVSDSLWLPYLGPALDAGMATFFAEEMYEAIRYLNEPNFYTKTEDTLAENIWLGAADDVIFRKRGVEFVDGTAPGFAAIVGAPPTKEIATKIALELQEKNLYIFMHDHTGGVRMSEQLIEAGVQVGWNTRLVPFGPTYTSAVFAIGFACRVAMAFGGIKPGDYKGNLIYNKDRTFAFVMALGPVSDEWYANAAGAINWGFPTISDYNIPEILPTGVCTYEHVVSNVPHDEIVQKAIEVRGLKVSITKIDIPMAFGPAFEGERIRKDDLFMECGGGRTSGVEVLVSKPMDEVQDGLVIVEGPDIKDIKEGQNLPIAILVEVAGREMQSDFEPILERQFHHLINYIQGIMHIGQRNIMWIRIGKGAVEKGFSFEHIGKVLHGKLHQEFGAILDKVQVKIYTVLEKVEEVQALARKVYDERDLRLGSMTDETEDIFYSCTLCQSFAPSHVCVITPERIGMCGAYNWLDGKASFQINPTGPNQPIEKGECLDPIQGSFAGINSFVNQASRGAVPEVDCYSLMNNPMTACGCFECIAAMLPQCNGVMIVDRDCRSMTPSGMKFTTLAGMAGGGAQTPGFMGVSKHYISSPKLLLAEGGLKRLVWLPKALKEEIKDKLIKRCEEIGMPELYDMIATEEVGETEEQILKFLKEKGHPALSMEAAV